The following nucleotide sequence is from Nitrospira sp..
CCAAGACGCGGATGCCCATATCCCGAGCATAGGTGACGGACTTTTGTACGACATCCGATGCCACTTCCGACGGTGTCGTGACGACGATCGCACCGGCCAAATCCGGAATAAAGCCGGCGATGACCGGCGGCTTATCGGCGGCTGCGCCGGGTGGCAAATCCGCCAGCAGATAATCCAATTCGCCCCAGACGACATCGGCCAAAAACTCGCGGATGACATTCATCTCCATGAGCCCCAACCATACGGGGCTCAAGTCCATCGGCCCCTTCCACCGCACCGGTGACGCGCTATCGAGGAAAAAATCCATCGATGCCACCTTGATTCCCAGCGGGCCGACAGGAGGCTGGGCCCCCTCTGGGGTCAGGGTCAAGGAGCGGCCATGCAGGCCCAACATTCTCGGGACGCAAGGACCGTTGAGGTCCACATCGAGCAAGCCGACCTTGGCCCCTTGTCGGGCGAAGGCCAAGGCCAGGTTAACGGTGGTCATGCTCTTCCCGACACCGCCCTTCCCGCTCATCACGACCAGCTTTTGCTTGATGCCGGCCATGCGAGCCTGCACTTGCTTCATCTGGGCCGTGATCTGCTGGACGACTTTGGCGTCGTCGGAGTACTGGAGCTTCGTGAGAATGGACTTGAGATCCTTGTCTGCAGCCATAGTCATGAGAACCCCGCGAAATGGTTGATCGGGAACGCTACCACAGGGATTTCCACGGAGTCAAACGGCTCCGACGCCGGGTCAAATCGAATACTGAATGGTCGTCTTGGCTCCGGTCGATTGAACGAGCACCCCTCGGCGCTTCAACTCCTCGATGACTTGGCGAGCCGCA
It contains:
- a CDS encoding Mrp/NBP35 family ATP-binding protein, whose protein sequence is MTMAADKDLKSILTKLQYSDDAKVVQQITAQMKQVQARMAGIKQKLVVMSGKGGVGKSMTTVNLALAFARQGAKVGLLDVDLNGPCVPRMLGLHGRSLTLTPEGAQPPVGPLGIKVASMDFFLDSASPVRWKGPMDLSPVWLGLMEMNVIREFLADVVWGELDYLLADLPPGAAADKPPVIAGFIPDLAGAIVVTTPSEVASDVVQKSVTYARDMGIRVLGIVENMSEYRCPSCGAENELFEGNTEAMCEVLDLPLLGRIPFDRTFAKTFDKGDPLLDPNYPTIQKYQDIVGRIQALLDYKKVLAEKL